The following are encoded together in the Notolabrus celidotus isolate fNotCel1 chromosome 9, fNotCel1.pri, whole genome shotgun sequence genome:
- the sdf2l1 gene encoding stromal cell-derived factor 2-like protein 1 isoform X2, giving the protein MYRPSPAGSGQQSVTGVEIADDSNSYWQIRGKPNRPCQRGVAVKCGQTIRITHMKTGRNLHSHHFSSPLSNNQEVSAFGENGEGDDLDVWMVQCDGVHWERDESVRFKHVGTDAYLSVTGEQYGHPIRGQREVHGMSAANQHNWWRSMEGVFIQPSQEPLRHDEL; this is encoded by the exons ATGTACCGCCCGTCACCAGCAG gcagtGGGCAGCAGTCCGTCACTGGAGTAGAGATTGCAGACGACTCCAACAGTTACTGGCAGATTCGGGGGAAGCCGAATCGTCCGTGTCAGAGAGGAGTTGCCGTCAAGTGTGGTCAGACCATCCGCATCACACACATGAAGACGGGCCGAAACCTGCACTCACACCACTTCAGCTCGCCGCTGTCTAACAACCAG GAGGTCAGCGCCTTTGGAGAGAACGGCGAGGGTGACGACCTGGACGTGTGGATGGTGCAGTGCGACGGCGTGCACTGGGAGCGAGACGAGTCCGTGCGTTTCAAACACGTGGGCACTGACGCCTACCTGAGCGTGACGGGCGAGCAGTACGGACACCCGATCCGCGGGCAGCGGGAGGTGCACGGCATGAGCGCCGCCAACCAGCACAACTGGTGGCGCTCCATGGAGGGCGTGTTCATCCAGCCCAGCCAGGAGCCGCTGCGCCACGACGagctctga
- the sdf2l1 gene encoding stromal cell-derived factor 2-like protein 1 isoform X1 gives MFRSIHRNRRSLSLVSPLYVCRGSGQQSVTGVEIADDSNSYWQIRGKPNRPCQRGVAVKCGQTIRITHMKTGRNLHSHHFSSPLSNNQEVSAFGENGEGDDLDVWMVQCDGVHWERDESVRFKHVGTDAYLSVTGEQYGHPIRGQREVHGMSAANQHNWWRSMEGVFIQPSQEPLRHDEL, from the exons ATGTTcagatcaatccacagaaacagaagaagtctgtctctcgtctctcctctgtatgtctgcagag gcagtGGGCAGCAGTCCGTCACTGGAGTAGAGATTGCAGACGACTCCAACAGTTACTGGCAGATTCGGGGGAAGCCGAATCGTCCGTGTCAGAGAGGAGTTGCCGTCAAGTGTGGTCAGACCATCCGCATCACACACATGAAGACGGGCCGAAACCTGCACTCACACCACTTCAGCTCGCCGCTGTCTAACAACCAG GAGGTCAGCGCCTTTGGAGAGAACGGCGAGGGTGACGACCTGGACGTGTGGATGGTGCAGTGCGACGGCGTGCACTGGGAGCGAGACGAGTCCGTGCGTTTCAAACACGTGGGCACTGACGCCTACCTGAGCGTGACGGGCGAGCAGTACGGACACCCGATCCGCGGGCAGCGGGAGGTGCACGGCATGAGCGCCGCCAACCAGCACAACTGGTGGCGCTCCATGGAGGGCGTGTTCATCCAGCCCAGCCAGGAGCCGCTGCGCCACGACGagctctga
- the sdf2l1 gene encoding stromal cell-derived factor 2-like protein 1 isoform X3, producing the protein MKTGRNLHSHHFSSPLSNNQEVSAFGENGEGDDLDVWMVQCDGVHWERDESVRFKHVGTDAYLSVTGEQYGHPIRGQREVHGMSAANQHNWWRSMEGVFIQPSQEPLRHDEL; encoded by the exons ATGAAGACGGGCCGAAACCTGCACTCACACCACTTCAGCTCGCCGCTGTCTAACAACCAG GAGGTCAGCGCCTTTGGAGAGAACGGCGAGGGTGACGACCTGGACGTGTGGATGGTGCAGTGCGACGGCGTGCACTGGGAGCGAGACGAGTCCGTGCGTTTCAAACACGTGGGCACTGACGCCTACCTGAGCGTGACGGGCGAGCAGTACGGACACCCGATCCGCGGGCAGCGGGAGGTGCACGGCATGAGCGCCGCCAACCAGCACAACTGGTGGCGCTCCATGGAGGGCGTGTTCATCCAGCCCAGCCAGGAGCCGCTGCGCCACGACGagctctga